The following proteins are encoded in a genomic region of Flavobacteriales bacterium:
- a CDS encoding metalloregulator ArsR/SmtB family transcription factor, with translation MTAIRIDKFERASQILKALSHPVRMAMMEMLIKDKQLNVTTIYEQLGIEQAVASQHLAVLKKYGVLEVKKKGKNAYYYIRQPRLYKIIELINKCELC, from the coding sequence ATGACGGCTATCCGCATCGATAAATTTGAAAGGGCTTCTCAGATTCTAAAAGCTTTGTCTCACCCCGTGAGAATGGCTATGATGGAGATGCTGATAAAGGATAAGCAATTAAATGTAACTACCATTTACGAACAATTGGGGATTGAACAGGCAGTGGCATCGCAACATCTTGCAGTTTTAAAAAAGTATGGCGTTCTTGAAGTGAAAAAGAAAGGTAAAAACGCCTATTACTATATCCGACAACCCCGCTTGTATAAAATCATTGAACTGATAAATAAATGTGAATTATGTTGA
- a CDS encoding sulfite exporter TauE/SafE family protein, which produces MIVAGYISALIMGIVLGLIGGGGSILTFPVLVYFFGVDPNHAVSDSLFVVGVTSMVGAIGYIRNNLVSLRSVIVFGIPSIISIYLTKKYVFPPIPGEFPVFGIIVSKAVAIKVLFSVLMVTASYSMIKPIKVIRQDDYESAERYRYLLIMFIGLSVGFLAGLVGAGGGFLIIPALVILAKLPMKKAIGTSLVIITLNSSLGFIGGLSHDVPVNWKFLLSLVAISVVGILVGMTLSKKIPGSKLKPAFGWFVLLVGSTMLISELFKN; this is translated from the coding sequence TTGATTGTTGCCGGATATATTTCTGCTCTGATTATGGGCATAGTGCTCGGCCTCATTGGTGGTGGTGGTTCAATATTAACCTTTCCGGTGCTGGTCTATTTTTTTGGTGTAGATCCCAATCACGCAGTGTCTGATTCGCTCTTTGTTGTTGGAGTCACTTCCATGGTAGGAGCAATCGGTTATATCCGGAATAATCTGGTAAGTCTTCGCTCCGTAATTGTGTTCGGAATTCCAAGTATCATCTCCATTTACCTCACCAAAAAATATGTTTTCCCACCCATACCGGGTGAATTTCCGGTTTTCGGAATCATTGTAAGTAAAGCGGTAGCCATTAAAGTGTTGTTTTCAGTATTGATGGTAACTGCCTCCTACAGCATGATAAAACCCATTAAGGTGATTCGTCAGGACGATTACGAATCGGCTGAACGTTACCGTTATTTACTGATTATGTTTATAGGTTTATCGGTTGGATTTCTGGCCGGTTTAGTGGGCGCAGGTGGAGGATTTTTAATTATTCCCGCACTGGTGATTTTGGCAAAACTTCCCATGAAAAAAGCAATCGGAACTTCATTGGTAATTATTACGCTGAATTCATCACTCGGATTTATTGGTGGATTGAGTCACGACGTGCCGGTGAACTGGAAATTTTTATTGAGTCTGGTAGCTATATCTGTGGTTGGCATTTTAGTGGGAATGACGCTTTCCAAAAAAATACCGGGATCAAAATTAAAACCGGCATTCGGTTGGTTTGTCCTCCTGGTGGGAAGTACCATGCTAATTTCAGAATTGTTTAAAAACTAA
- a CDS encoding DUF983 domain-containing protein: MIFRKGTKMYSIVNRKCPHCHEGEFFMSRNPYDLSKAGEIYEKCEVCHRKLMIEPGFYYGAMYVAYALAVATYVSVYVATIVLYPQASTWTYIGLIIATLILGGPFLFMLSKIIWGNFFIKYKGVQPTAKELEEKEKKKAEKTEPMQNA, from the coding sequence ATGATTTTTCGCAAAGGCACAAAAATGTACAGCATTGTAAACAGAAAATGTCCGCATTGCCACGAAGGCGAATTTTTTATGTCGCGCAATCCTTACGATTTATCCAAAGCCGGAGAGATCTATGAAAAATGCGAGGTATGTCACCGCAAACTCATGATTGAGCCTGGGTTTTATTACGGCGCCATGTATGTAGCTTATGCATTAGCCGTTGCTACCTATGTTTCGGTGTATGTGGCTACGATTGTACTCTATCCGCAGGCTTCTACCTGGACCTACATCGGGCTGATTATTGCAACCTTAATTCTGGGCGGACCCTTCCTCTTTATGCTCTCAAAAATCATTTGGGGGAATTTCTTTATCAAATACAAAGGGGTACAACCTACTGCAAAAGAGCTGGAAGAAAAAGAAAAGAAAAAAGCAGAAAAAACGGAGCCGATGCAAAACGCATAA
- a CDS encoding MBL fold metallo-hydrolase: MKIEQLYTNCLAEAAYYIESEGEAIIIDPLRETDPYIRKAEENKAKIKYIFETHFHADFVSGHVDLAKKTGAIIVYGPTANPSFTCHVAKDGELFQLGKISITVLHTPGHTMESVSYLLKDENGKETALFTGDTLFIGDVGRPDLAVKSDLTEKDLAGLLYDSLRNKIMTLPDDVIIYPAHGAGSACGKNISKETFSTLGEQKKSNYALQNISREEFIDELTTGILPAPQYFAKNAMLNKNGYDSIDEVISRGNVALSLDDFATQMANGAMVLDVRKKEDFAAAHIPGSMYIGIDGQFAVWVGALIKDLNQPIILITPEGREEETVLRLARVGYDHCKGFLKGGFATWKEAGKATASVEQISAENLEQMVRDVTIVDVRKPGEFSAEHVENALSMPLDYINEKMDSLQKNEKYYVHCKSGYRSMIAVSILKRNGFTQLVDVIGGFDAIAKTKAPVTAYVCPSTLK, encoded by the coding sequence ATGAAAATAGAACAACTCTATACCAACTGCCTTGCAGAGGCGGCCTATTATATCGAAAGTGAAGGAGAAGCAATAATCATTGATCCACTTCGCGAAACAGATCCTTATATCCGTAAAGCCGAAGAAAACAAAGCGAAAATCAAATATATTTTCGAAACGCATTTCCATGCCGACTTTGTTTCCGGACATGTTGATCTTGCCAAAAAAACCGGTGCTATCATTGTCTATGGTCCCACTGCCAATCCATCCTTTACTTGTCACGTAGCCAAGGACGGTGAACTGTTTCAACTCGGAAAAATTTCCATTACGGTTTTGCATACACCCGGACATACCATGGAATCGGTGAGCTATCTGCTTAAAGATGAAAATGGAAAAGAAACGGCCCTTTTCACAGGTGATACCTTATTCATCGGCGATGTGGGTCGTCCGGATCTAGCCGTAAAATCGGATCTTACCGAAAAAGACCTCGCAGGATTATTGTACGATTCACTGCGCAATAAAATCATGACTTTACCGGATGATGTCATCATCTATCCTGCCCATGGAGCCGGTTCTGCATGCGGAAAAAACATCAGCAAAGAAACGTTTTCCACCCTGGGTGAACAGAAAAAAAGCAATTATGCTTTGCAAAATATCAGTCGCGAAGAATTCATCGATGAATTAACCACAGGTATTTTACCCGCGCCCCAATACTTTGCAAAAAATGCCATGCTGAATAAAAACGGATACGATAGTATCGACGAAGTTATTTCGCGTGGAAATGTTGCGCTGTCGCTCGATGACTTCGCCACACAAATGGCAAATGGAGCGATGGTTTTGGATGTGCGTAAAAAAGAAGATTTCGCCGCAGCACATATTCCCGGCTCGATGTACATCGGCATTGATGGTCAGTTCGCCGTTTGGGTAGGTGCGTTAATTAAAGACCTGAATCAACCCATCATTCTCATCACGCCAGAAGGAAGAGAAGAAGAAACGGTATTGCGACTGGCACGTGTTGGTTACGATCATTGCAAGGGATTTTTAAAAGGCGGTTTCGCAACCTGGAAAGAGGCCGGTAAAGCAACTGCTTCCGTAGAGCAAATTTCTGCCGAAAACCTGGAACAAATGGTTCGCGATGTAACGATTGTTGACGTACGTAAACCCGGGGAGTTTTCTGCCGAACATGTAGAAAATGCCCTCAGCATGCCGCTCGATTATATCAATGAAAAAATGGATTCGCTACAGAAAAATGAAAAATATTATGTGCATTGCAAAAGTGGATATCGTTCCATGATTGCAGTTTCCATTCTAAAAAGAAACGGATTTACACAACTGGTTGATGTGATCGGTGGTTTTGATGCCATCGCAAAAACCAAGGCGCCTGTAACGGCTTATGTTTGTCCTTCTACCTTAAAATAA